The segment TAAGCCCGCTGTCTcctgtaagcaaagttactgttttaAGTCCCTAGATgattaccggtctgattagcgttttatacaattgtcagctttgtgcggtgacGTACGCTCCTTGAttgaagcgtcttgcgaagggaaaagtacgCTCGACTTCCAGTTTCaatgtgtcgttgaatctccttatcactcgtattattgtcggcggtgaccagagatcccaaatatacgagcttaccaaccacttccagttcatcgtcgtcaatagtcgCTATTCGTGGGAGGTAAACAATGTTTTCTCTGGAGTTCGttcttaccatatatttgccaaatcctcctagcctccgtttttagtctggcgtagattgcccccCCGCCATCTTCAGCTTGAATGAGGTTTCTAATAAATAATGATGTTAAGGTCGTTTGCGAAGGCAaggagtttgttttattttatttgtttgtttgccctttcaatagcgatgttgacaGAACAGCCCATCCCATCCATGCTGCAACCCTTTGcgcaattcgaaaggactcgagaatgCCCCCGAAACATGCACATATCACTCATTTCGGGGTACAAAGCCGCTGATCAaagtcgcgtcagtttgcccGGAAACCCGTACTCGTGTATTAACTGACACAGCtttttccacgaaaatataatgcttgggcgcgttgtactcccgatatttcaggaggatttgtcggagagtgaaaatttgatacggcccccataaagcccgcttggtactgccctacgaattctcttattggggatagatgacgtaacaaaatctgggaaccTTCAGCACCTTTTAGGCGCGATCAATGtagttcattgtacgttggtcggCTGATCTCAAAGAGACTTTGTGGATAActttgcgtgggaaaaaggtgTTTCGTATCATCAGGcttcgggaagccgcaaagtttatacatcgttggcggTTATTGTTCGTGTCGTTATGCAGGATCTGGGGccctatcaccggtctatacatttcttccctatcgAAGATCTTAATGTCTCGTgggtcgggtctaccttcgtgccagcAGTGCatgttgatgatgctgtaaaTGAATTTACGTTCCTAGAATTCGAGGATTTTTCAcccacacatgatcggccatCACGGAACCAGCTTGCTGCCGTCGGAGAGTAGCTTCGATTTTCTCCTAGATCCGTTTAAGGATCACATTGCAGAGTACCTTGAGAGCGATCACAGAACAAAATGCTACCGCCCCAGTTCAGATCTTCAGATAGGTACCGTAAATTCGGATGAAATCGATcattttttcgagtattttaCTTTGAATACAAACATATTTAAGACGCTGTCGtctggcattcttacgacgtttCCGGCCCACCGGAAACCCCTACCCCTAcggtagcctaccgactttcgccagatgcacGATGGGAGTCCATCGcaccaagcagtgcctgtagctcgtgattcatacacctctgcctctctccgctttcagtttgtgctccgccaaatatcgtccgcagcgccttccgctcgaacacggcaagggcgcgtatatcctccgtTAGCAACGCAActacttcaagtccataaagaattaGGTACTGGTCTGACAAGGGTTTTGTGCATTTTCAGCTTCGTATGCGCGCTTCGTAGGcgacgtatgcttcttgatcgtagcgtttagcgaaaggcaaagtaggcccgattgtCCACTTGAATGGACCGCTGGATATCCTTACTATTCTTGTTGTCCGCGATTATCAGCGATCTCAAATGCACgagttcatctaccacttctaattcgtcgctgtcaacggttaccgtccataGGAGGTgcgcgtttgtttcttttgagcctcttcctttcatgtagttgatcttcgacgcatttatttttagtccattCCTTTTAGACTCCGCttttagtctagcgtagattgcctccgccgtcgcaaagttcttggCTATGATATTTAAGTCATTAGCAAAGCCTATGCATTGGCTagccttggtgaaaatcgtgcctctcgtttttcgagagtgtccccgacatgcgcacgaaacacatcactcgatttaAGATAGCTCTGATCAGACCCTCGAGCCGAAGCATGTCGGGATAAAGAAGGAAGGTTCTTGACAGATGAATGTGAGGTGTGAGGGAATAACATGCCCAATATACAAAAAGGGTGCTATCGAGCGGTCACCGTTCTCAACGCTGTTGTTACCGTTCCCAACGCCTCAAGTTCTTTCTCAGACAATCTTTTGCCATCTATCGCCGCTAACAAGTAGATTCGTGGCAAGTTGTTAAGCCGGTTATGTAAACGGGTGATCgactacggaccaaatctttgtgctgcaGCAGATCCTCCgaaagtgtcgcgaataccaagtcccAACACACCACCTATTCGTAGATTTTAAGaccgcctacgatactatcgaccgtgaagagctatgaaaaatgatggacgaaaacgactttcccgggaagctgaccAGACTGATTAGGGCGACGATGAATGTTGTacggtgctgtgtgagaatatcAGCCGCATTATCGAGTTCGTTTGAAACATGCAGGGCACTTCAATAAGGCAATGATCTTTCCTGTTCAAAAccgcgctagaaggtgttatgcAACGTCTTGGTTTTATCGTGCGggtcaaaaaagcaaagccatgggtatgaaCGTCctgttaagaacttgacccttttttatcgacagacttcgctacCTGTTATTAcagtacatgacaattacggggctagggcaacgatcctactgactctatacgGGGCATGATCTACAATAAATTTggtcaatttatctgtttcgctgacgacgtggacaaTGTCAAAGTATATCAAACTACCAGTATAtcaaactgaaacgtgaagcagtgaaggttggattagtggtgaatacgtccAAAGCCAAGCATCTGTTAATAGGAGGAACCTAGCGCGATCGAGCCTGCATAGGCAATAGTATGGTAGGTGGACGAGTTTGTATATCTCGGGTcattgatgacgtcggataacaactgcagcaaagCAATACAAAGACGTATTCTAGCCGGAAGTCGCGGTTACTACGCACTCCAGACCTTACCTTAAgatctggtaagcttcacctCCGTAACAAATGTATCACGTACAAAACGCAAATAAGACCGGGTATGAAACGTGaacaatgctcgacggggacttgaaagcactggccatttttgaacgtcgtgtgcttaggacaatctttggcggcgtatctgagaacggtgtatggaggagaaggataaaccacgagctggcgTAGTTTATCAAAGCTGTGTGACCCTCCTGTGCTCAACAGAAATTGCAGGCATACACGTGTTGCGTAAGTTTCCAAGGGTGCTCTCTTTGGaaagtttatttataaaaaatgtaCGTACTTACTTATGcatccatgtccgccggtccaacagaacaaagggatgaaatcagagatctccactgccgacggttacccgccatagcttttacctgtcgccaggacaggttctcgtctacaaccTGGACGTCGTTGGTTAAGCTGCATCGACATGAGCGCTTCTCTatagatctcgttcgctcctctccttaaggtgtgtccgatccacttccacctacgttcacaaaTTTCTGTTATTATCGGTCCTTGATGACATTGACGATGGAGTTGAAAAGTAAAGTAATTGAACTACAGAATGTTTGATCTACATGGCAGGAAGTCACAGCATCtggatcttttttttttttttgtaactaTGCTTTAAAAATATTCGGCGCGGTAACacaaatttgaataatttgttGATAAACTACCCTTTCAAAGTCTTTGTTTCAGAGACAGCATATAAAATGATGAAATAGGGTCTTTATATAAAgagtataaatttattttaaatgcaTCAAAACCATTTCAGAAGTTAAACTTCAGATCACTTTAACATATAAAAACTATCAAAAACACTTCATAACAACAACCTCATTATCAGCCGTACTTATCACTGGTGTCTCCACAACGGCTTTCGTTTTTCTACAAAACTTCTGATGCCTTCCTGCCCATCGTGAATGGCCAAATTATCGGCCATTATTTTGGCTCCTTTGCTGTAGGCAGCATTGATGTCCATCGCAAGTTGTTCGTAGAAAAATTGCTTTCCCAATGAAATCACAGCTCGGCTTTTAGATTTAATTGCACTGCAAATAGTCTCAATCTCGTGATCTAACTGATCTTGCGCCACGACTTTACTAACTAAACCGGTTTCTAGTGCTTCTTGTGCACCAATAGGTAATCCTGTGAATAGCATGTAGGCGGCTTTCATTCGCGGAATTGCACGGGCCACAGCAATTCCTGGGGTAGAACAAAAAATTCCAAAGCTCGCTCCCGGTGTAGAAAAAGAACTTCGTTCACTGCATACCGCCATATCACAAGAAGCAATCAGCTGACAACCAGCAGCAGCCGCTAGACCGTCCACTTTGGCAATGATCGGGACAGGAGCTTTTAGAATTACGTTAATTAGTTGAGAACACTTGTCGAACACAAACTTGTGCGATTCGTATCCCTTATCCGAGGTAAGTTCCTTCAAATTATGCCCTGCTGAGAAAACATTTCCTTGCGCAGACAGCACAATGCAACGTACTGTTGGATTGTCCTGGTTATCCAAAATGTTACGCTGTATGCTGTCCATCATCTCAAGCGAAAGAGAATTACGGGTCTTGACATTGTCCAACACTACGTGTCCTACGCCTTCTACTTCGGAATAACTACTTAATTTTCGGCTGCAGGTCAGTGGAACCAATAAAGATCGCGTAGAAAGCTGGAATAAAAACTCATTTTACCCGAATTCAAAATGATCGTTTTCGTGTACACTAACAAAATgtctgcaaatcattttaactATCTATATGGTTTAAATACCGTTAAAAAATACGACACCCGCCTGAGAAATCGGAAAAACACCCGTATtgtgaaaatagaaaaataatcaacatgaataaaacaaaaataaaaatacaaaaaaagttgTGCCAACACATTTCCTCATGAAGTTAAAAGCAGACATGCTGTACACGATAAAGATGGTTCaaaactataacaaaggtttaggaattggtcgaaaaacacgaaattgatccgaggcccggagagccgagccacatataccaatcgacaggcttcgacgaactgagcaatgtctgtgtgtgtgtgtgtgtgtgtgtgtgtgtgtgtgtgtgtgtgtgtgtatgtgtgtgtgtgtgtgtgtgtgtgtgtgtgtgtgtgtgtgtgtgtgtgtgtgtgtgtgtgtgtgtatgtgcagggCGCAACTTTtatatcgcctgtttctcggagatggctgaaccgatttgttcgctactacttttgtttgaaaggtattattgcctagtgcgtgtgtgtgcgtgtgtgtgtgcgcgtgtgtgtgtgtgtgtgtgtatgtgtgtgtgtgtgtgtgtgtgtgtgtgtgtgtgtgtgtgtgtgtgtgtgcatgtgcatgtgtgtgtgcgtgtgtgtgtgtgtgtgtgtgtgtgtgtgtgtgtgtgtgtgtgtgtgtgtgtgtgtatgtgcagggCGCAACTTTtatatcgcctgtttctcggagatggctgaaccgatttgttcgctactacttttgtttgaaaggtattattgcctagtatatcactattgaattgcttcgaggtccgacatttcgtttaaaagttataagtaaaaaagctcttgttaacgctaaatttttcgggtaaattttattgaaaacaaacaagtagtttaaaagttatgcttaaaaaacctgttttgacaaggtaataattatcgcctgtttctcagagatgaccaaacagatttatgcgctattagtctcatttgaaaggtaatatatcctaatagatcactattgaattgttttttgattggacgtttaatttgaaagttatgagcaattgaacaATACAATAATtgataacgatttcatctaagatgatttatctagtttgaattattttggcatcaaattagagattttaatgctgcaaatatatctgaaaaatttcagaagaatcggttttgccgatcaaaagatataaaccctccaacactcgcgccaatttttgtaatacggttactcacACGCACAGtagcccaaagccaaaaagacatgcgcactagaaccttcgaaagaatttcttgaaattgaaagttctatcgtctggtgcaatttaaattttgattaatccccctacaagtgaaataaaaaaaatatttttgtgaagttttagaacatattattacaagaaattttgttgaatacagtaaccttctatctattcagcgaagatagacaaatcttattcattgtatatgaatttgtaaaatcagttttttccattttagctctttttgtaattattgtatgatgttttcatgtattacaaaattgtataaatagttaaaaaaattaatattttaataattcgcgactacgaagttgctgatgttttttgttttcacgcaagttttgacaattcggcatggattttcgtgtaagtgcgaacaggcttaacgggaaactagcagtcattaacttttcgtcggaaagcccaattttggatgCAGTTTTTCggtccaaaagcgggattctgtttataaaaatgtaaatactgcattctttttgtcaatctgaacacagcgaatatattttcataaacaaaatttttgttttaaacaaaaaaactgcttttgaaattggcacaattgatgacgactaatttcaccttaaaaatctcttttactttcgtagtcgcgaatagggATATGCATGTGGCGCTTgccacactgagaaaacttttcgtatccaccttttcgcgcgcttaatggtgGTTAGTGAGTACACCTTTCGAAGatgttttatttgcttttggcaaAGGCTCACGTACGCTGTACAACATTGTACAACAATAATCAAGGGTAGAAATGTTAaattgacgtgaataaagttgccaaaagcatgctaatattttccgaaagttgtacccaccagccgccattacgcacgcgaaaaggtggatagttTCACTGTGTTCCACACAtatatttttgcaatgtgcccggTAAAttaactttatgtgccaaacatgATAATTCTCATCTTTGGTTGAAATTTGCCTTTCATTTGTAAAAGAGTCCCACTTTTCAGAGGTAGGAGTCTCGAAGGTCTCGAATTGTCATAGAAACATTTCCTGCCTTTAAAAAGCTTcaaatgtcaaatttggtttcatttgcttgattagttctcgagttatgcagaaatttttgtttcagttATATGAGAAACTCCTCAACCCCCTTCCGTTCCACCCTTCCAAAGGATGGAAGGATCTcgaatcaccatagaaaaaaatccgggctccaaaaacccccacatgtcaaattaggttccatttgcttgttagTTCTTGCATTATGcagaaacttgtgtttcatttgtatgggagcagcCCCTTCCAGAGGTAAGAGGGGTCTCGAATCGTCATAAGAagtaagaaccttcctcggtcCAAAAACCCATGCATACAACCGATTTCACACTGATCGGTTcggtagtttccgagtctatgagGATCAtgatcagggatgccacatataattctgtgtttttagTTGGAAAAATCTTGCCATCtatacagcgaggaaaaatatctgtgcaaaaatctgtccaatgcaaaacaatgagagtgaaagagacggagagtcattttgctgactatttccgtctcgttcactctcatgtaaaagtacaaaaatctgtttaatctgtataattagtataatcaatatatatagaatgccagtgtcgctgcagtgcgcgtggtaaacatcacacatgttcagataatgtatttacattatatatgcatatgtgtatgtgcctgagattcatcaaaaggggaatctcattgtcaaactttgacaaccagtttgaaatttcaaatatggctgccaagtaatgtgattggaaacttcgcttgcttcaaatttctgaaaaaatcggtgcaacaggccgcagttgtgggattcaattcatccggatgcaaagaaaaagaacgtttaaaaacatttcactggcatgaaaacacagcgatgagcgcactgatgacagcagcaaccagcgcacagatttAGAACAGATCaagaacaatgagcaactttgacaatgaagttcccaattcacagacttgatacagattgttagcatcatgtttaccacaatgagtcctgtagaaaaacagcgacactggcattctatatatattgattctactgtataattggcgaaaatctgtattctatgcatacagattctgtacaggcgatttcattcaaatatttgttaaacacagaataatctatacatgtggcaaccctgatcaTGATACGGATTACTTTTTTTAGTGCAGTTCACGACGTCGCATAACTTTCAAATCGGCTTGCATCTCGATTTACTGTCACGCAAAGGTGTCAGTTTAACGTCAAAATTGTTCGCTCTCGTCATTTTTTCTTCAGAACGAGACGGGCTTTTCTGTGTGCAGATCATTCGCTATTAGAATCCGCATTCATTCAAGGGCTAGTAGTAGAGAAGAAGTGTGTTGTCCAGTGTGGTATCAGTACCTTTAATTTGCTAGGAAAATGGCGTCAATACTGCGTAAATCCAGCCTTGCCCTGGTCGATCTGGCAGCAAAATCCTCTCCCAGGGTAAGCCACTCCGTCCGCGAAGGTCATTCAGTACGATTTGCACAAACGCATAAGTGAAAACCGTGGTCGAATCGGTTTGACTTTGAACGAACGACGTCCAGCCTTTATGTAACATACCACACGTCGCATTCGCGACTGCATGCAAAGCTCTCTTCACCGCTCCGCGGGTACTCGGACTGCTCTCAAGATTTTTATTCGGTGCTCTTTTTCTGTGCgctaaatttaaatatttgttGACAGATTCGCGCAATTTAGCAAGTGGCAGGGATTCAagttgtaaacaaaacaaaacagctgtTTCTAGTAAGTATAGTAAACCGAGGAACCAGTTAGTATCACCTAGTTGATAACCCCAGCAGATGACCTGCTCGATAGACTCAGGGGACAATTTGCAAATGTTTTGCTTACGCAATGTTTGCATACAATGTTGGACTAATAAGTGTTTAGTGAGTTGGTCAGGTGCCTCAGATTCCGCAGCTTGTGACGTACATTTGCCTATATCAAAACGGGATTTTGTTAACGCTTCACGACACGTATGTGATAAGAATAAATAGTATACGAAGAAAGTCGAAGTCTGAGCATGTGAGAATGAATCACCACATGTGTGTCGTCACGTCAGCATCGTGCATCAATCGTTTTGTGATCAACGTTCGTCGATATCAAAACCGCACACTAACGGGGGTTTTACGTTTTTTTTAGATTCTGGGAAACGCTGGACAAAGACGTCATCTTAATGTACAAGAGCATATCTCTTACACATTTCTGAATGAAGCAGGTATTCCAACACCAAAGTAAGTTcatttttgtttgttatttgaaCTAAAAATCCAAGTGAAATTAATGTTTTTCTAAAGAGACATTTAACCAAACGCATTAGTTCCAAAAGCCGGACGTATTTTTTTATATGGGCACAGTGCAAAGTTGATAAGTTTATCAgtgatttgtattttttattcTATGAGCATCAAAAACCGATAGGAATATTGTGGCTTTGCAGTCCGAATTCCTCATAGTGACAAGTCAAAGTCCATGTACCAATTTTGCAGCTCACGGGGAGTTCGTCAAATTATCTCGAACTGACCTTATAACGTTTGCGGGTTCAACAAAGCTGTAAAAAACACTGAACGAGTCTGTCGTGCAGCAGCACGTTGCTCACTCTTTGGAAGGTATCACTGTCTCAACCAATTGGATGCCACGCACATCTAACAGCCGGGTGAACTTTGATCACGCAATGGTTGTTTGTTTGGACGCCGATAATGCTCTGCAGTGATAATAGAAATGCTGCGCTTGCGTGACTCTGTGTCATTACCCGCGCTAATCGTGTTAATACGATGTTTACGGTACGGTGATAGATGTTTGCAGAAGAAACCTGCCATTAATTGACCGAGTAAATTTAATCGATTGATCATCAAGAGACAAATTTAACTGAATGATACCTAAAAAAGTAAGCATTTCTAATATAAGCTAATTCTTCAGATTCGGTGTTGCTACATCGGCCCAGGAAGCGGAGAAAATTGCCAAGGATCTGAACACAAAAAATTTGGTTCTGAAAGCGCAGGTACTGGCTGGTGGCCGTGGCAAAGGAAGctttaaaaatggtctcaaggGTGGCGTGCGGGTTGTTTTTTCGTAAGCTTCAATAAACCCGTATCAAAAACTGCCCAATGATAAcgtaattttcattttcagccCACAGGAGGCCAAAGATATATCAGGGAAAATGATCAACCAGCTCTTGGTCACCAAACAGACGGGGGCTGCTGGTCGTATTTGCAACTCCGTAATGGTTGCTGAACGAAAGTTTCCTCGCCGTGAGTTTTACTTTGCTGTGATGATGGAACGTGCCTTTAACGTAGGTCACAAACTCAACTCTGTAAACTAACTTTAATACGAGTTTTTGCTCTGTAACCTTTCCTGCAGGGCCCTGTACTAATTGCCTCATCGCAAGGAGGTGTTAACATCGAGGAGGTGGCCGCTGAAAACCCCGATGCTATCGTTTACGAACCAATTGACATCAATACTGGATTACAAAAATCTCAAGCATTGGCGGTAAATTTACTTTCTTCTGTTAGCTTAATGTTTACTATTCTACATAAGATTTGCGACGTTTCAGATTGCCAATAAAGTTGGCTTGTCAGACAATGCGGAAGAAACAGCCAAAATGCTGCTCAATATGTACGATCTTTTTGTTAAAAAAGACGCTCTGCTTATCGAAATCAATCCCTACGCTGAGGACGCTGGAGAAACATGTAAGtgttatttttcgttttcaatttgTTCAAGAAAATCATATTTCGGGCGTCAAATTTCTTTTGTTTGACAAACCTATTTAATTGGCAACgaataatttataaaaaaaaaatatttttttctccttttcatgCACAATCATCATAAAACAAAAACATCGAACATACTCAAAATACATTACCACACGTAACTATTCAAACGCGGATCCTCTCAAACTCTTTTACTGTTATTACTGGGCATTGTGTCGTGTGGATGTGCTGCCTTTTTCGTTTGtgtgtattttttcgttttgcgTTTCATGTCCCGCACACAATTGGCACCGCACTCGAACTTTCACGCATCACAATTTTACTCACGACATTTGGAATATCATGcaccaaaaatgaaaaataaaacaatcatGGCACAGGTGCACACTGTAAGTATAGCTCGGCAATACGAGATACGGTGTTTTTGGGATGCTTCGCAGTGCCTTTTCGGTTGATGCTCACATTAGAATGCATGCCAACTTAATTTATTCGGCTTTAATGCTTTTTATAGttttgattagagtaaaataacGCGgtagttttaaaattttaatttaattaagaCCGGTTTTTTACGCTGTTTTTTCATATAGGAAAACATCTCAATAGAGCGACCAGTGTAGTTTGTTGGCATAAGGCCACTCCGAATATTTTAAAACCACTTATAAACTCAACGAAAAACTTAAGagaaaattctatttaattctgctatacagcccggactcgattatccgggtgatcattttaattttcaacccggataatcgaatcaccggataatcgaatcatcatttttggtacaaattttttttggtatgtcaagttttttgacttttaggtatcagaaatgttttatttattattgatctatcttcccaaaagtcagaaaaatcctttcttacgattttttccactgatgatttttttggcacaatattatcttttgtatgttatgtttttcaatatttaggtattataaatgtttttttttatcattgatcaatctcccctaaagtcataaaattctttttttgcaattttttttattgatgattacgatgatgatgatgataatgatgatggtgattgtTGCCAACATTATACACACGAATAATACAAACGTGCCAAACCCCGTAACCCTGGTTACCGCTTGATTtggaaaataacaaatcaaaGCAATCGGGAGTGAaaattttcactaatttttcAAGCACTCTCGTTGAGATAAGATTGTTGTAAATTTGCTCTGCTTAAGATTGTTAAAATAAATTACTAGTTATTACCTAAGATTGTTACCTAATttgctaaaaaatacaaaatcgtGGTTTTGTGAAAAAGAAATCTTGAAGTCGCTGTCCTGAAAAACTGTCCTGTGCCTAGATTTTGGCCCTTCTCTCCCAGGTAAGGGAAGACTTCGTCCTGCTGCTAACTGTGCCTACATTTTTGGCCCTTCTCTCCCAGGTAAGGGAAGACTTCGTCCTGCTGCTAACTGTGCCTACATTTTTGGCCCTTCTCTCCCAGGTAAGGGAAGACTTCGTCCTGCTGCTAACTGTGCCTACATTTTTGGCCCTTCTCTCCCAGGTAAGGGAAGACTTCGTCCTGCTGCTAACTGTGCCTACATTTTTGGCCCTTCTCTCCCAGGTAAGGGAAGACTTCGTCCTGCTGCTAACTGTGCCTACATTTTTGGCCCTTCTCTCCCAGGTAAGGGAAGACTTCGTCCTGCTGCTAACTGTGCCTACATTTTTGGTTGCAGGTTGGAGGATGAAATGGACAATCAACTAGCCAGTTTAGATCCTGTCTTCGGAACCAAAAGACCGAACTACTCATCGAAACCAAAGCAAATGGTACTGAATGTTAACAACCGCGTCGTAGACACAACATCGAAGTGTCCTCTGTGCTCAGCTAAGACGCACTTTAGCCTGGATAAGTGTGATCAATTCCGTAAATTGTCAGTAGCTCAACGACGGTCTGTTTCAAATTCTTGCAAGGTCTGTTACATCTGTTTGAGGTCAGACCATACAAGACGAACCTGCAAATCGGATAAGAAATGTTCAATTTGCAGCCAAAACCACCATGACCTGGTCCATGACGATGAACTATCGAGATCGAAGCGTAACGATGTTCGAGTCAGTCAATCGAATGTATATAATGTGAACGGTAAAAACGTTAATACATTGCTGCGCGTAGGAAAAGTCAGGATTGAGGGTCCTGCAGGCGTCGAAGAAGTATTTGCTCTCTTTGATGAAGGTTCTACATTGTCGATGATGGATGCTGCTGTCGCCAAAAGAATTGGCTTGCGGGGACCGACTTCATCCGTGAATTATCGTTGGACAAATGGAATTTCGCATCAAGAGGAAAAATCCATGCTATTATCATTCCGAATTTCCGGACCGTCTACACAGGCTAAATGGTT is part of the Sabethes cyaneus chromosome 2, idSabCyanKW18_F2, whole genome shotgun sequence genome and harbors:
- the LOC128737411 gene encoding enoyl-CoA hydratase domain-containing protein 3, mitochondrial, with protein sequence MICRHFLSTRSLLVPLTCSRKLSSYSEVEGVGHVVLDNVKTRNSLSLEMMDSIQRNILDNQDNPTVRCIVLSAQGNVFSAGHNLKELTSDKGYESHKFVFDKCSQLINVILKAPVPIIAKVDGLAAAAGCQLIASCDMAVCSERSSFSTPGASFGIFCSTPGIAVARAIPRMKAAYMLFTGLPIGAQEALETGLVSKVVAQDQLDHEIETICSAIKSKSRAVISLGKQFFYEQLAMDINAAYSKGAKIMADNLAIHDGQEGIRSFVEKRKPLWRHQ
- the LOC128733887 gene encoding succinate--CoA ligase [ADP-forming] subunit beta, mitochondrial codes for the protein MASILRKSSLALVDLAAKSSPRILGNAGQRRHLNVQEHISYTFLNEAGIPTPKFGVATSAQEAEKIAKDLNTKNLVLKAQVLAGGRGKGSFKNGLKGGVRVVFSPQEAKDISGKMINQLLVTKQTGAAGRICNSVMVAERKFPRREFYFAVMMERAFNGPVLIASSQGGVNIEEVAAENPDAIVYEPIDINTGLQKSQALAIANKVGLSDNAEETAKMLLNMYDLFVKKDALLIEINPYAEDAGETYFALDAKMRFDDNAEFRQKELFAKRDLSQEDKKEVEASKFDLNYIALDGSIGCLVNGAGLAMATMDIIKLHGGDPANFLDVGGGATVKAVKEAFKIITSDPKVHAILVNIFGGIMRCDVIAEGIIQATKELNIKMPIIVRLQGTNVNEAKDLIKKSKLRILPKDDLDEAAMLSVHLSQIVHLAREAHLDVSFELPDSYAA